The following proteins are co-located in the Bubalus bubalis isolate 160015118507 breed Murrah chromosome 21, NDDB_SH_1, whole genome shotgun sequence genome:
- the EPM2AIP1 gene encoding EPM2A-interacting protein 1, whose protein sequence is MWMTPKRSKMEIDESRAFRAEWTQRYLVVEPPEGEGALCLVCRRLVAATGELDVKQHYEAEHEYYERYVAEDERAALVERLRRGDFPEAAPLTPEQRIARAGLGLARLLALKGCGWGEGDFVHRCMAVMLRDVLPDHVGIMDGIDLSPETTRQRVLDIHQNLRSQLFNRAKDFKAYSLALDDQAFVAYENYLLVFVRGVGHDLEVHEELLTIINLTHHFSVGALMAAILEALQTAGLSLQRMVGLTTTHTLRMIGENSGLVSYMREKAVSPNCWNVIHYSGFLHLELLSSYDVDVNQIINAVSEWIVLIKTRGVRRPEFQALLTESESEHGERVNGRCLNNWLRKGKTLKLIFSLRKEIETFLVSIGATTVHFTDKEWLCDFGFLVDIMDHLREISELLRVSKVFAAAAFDHICAFEVKLNLLQRQVEEKNLTHFASLSQVVDELKENLQEDEKVLDFERYRAVICRLQKEFERHFKDLKFIKKDLELFANPFSFKPEYAPISVRVELTKLQASANLWEEYRTKDLGQFYAGLPAESYPIIKGVACKVASLFDSSKICEKAFSYLTRNQHTLSQPLTDEHLHALFRIATTEIEPRWDDLVRGRNESNP, encoded by the coding sequence ATGTGGATGACGCCCAAGAGGAGCAAAATGGAAATCGACGAGTCTCGGGCGTTCCGGGCCGAGTGGACCCAGCGGTACCTGGTGGTGGAGCCTCCGGAGGGCGAGGGCGCCCTGTGTCTGGTCTGTCGCCGCCTGGTCGCAGCTACGGGCGAACTCGACGTCAAGCAGCACTACGAGGCCGAGCACGAGTACTACGAGCGGTATGTAGCGGAGGACGAGCGCGCGGCGCTGGTGGAGCGTCTGCGTCGGGGCGACTTTCCGGAGGCCGCCCCGCTCACTCCGGAGCAGAGAATAGCTCGTGCAGGCCTGGGACTCGCCCGCCTCTTGGCCTTGAAGGGTTGCGGCTGGGGCGAGGGGGATTTTGTGCACCGGTGCATGGCGGTGATGCTGAGAGACGTGCTGCCCGATCACGTAGGCATTATGGATGGTATCGATTTATCTCCAGAGACCACGCGGCAGAGGGTCCTGGACATTCACCAGAATCTACGCAGTCAACTTTTTAACCGAGCCAAGGACTTTAAAGCCTATTCCCTTGCCTTGGACGACCAGGCTTTTGTGGCCTATGAGAACTACCTGCTGGTCTTTGTCCGCGGCGTCGGCCACGATTTGGAGGTGCACGAAGAGCTTCTGACCATAATCAACCTGACTCATCACTTCAGTGTTGGCGCTCTCATGGCGGCAATCCTTGAGGCCCTGCAGACGGCCGGGCTTAGCCTGCAGCGCATGGTTGGACTGACCACGACCCACACTCTGAGGATGATTGGTGAGAACTCAGGACTGGTGTCATACATGAGAGAAAAGGCTGTAAGCCCCAACTGTTGGAATGTGATCCACTATTCGGGATTTCTTCACTTGGAACTGTTGAGCTCCTACGATGTGGATGTTAATCAGATCATAAATGCCGTATCTGAATGGATAGTTTTGATTAAGACCAGAGGCGTGAGGCGGCCGGAATTTCAGGCTTTACTGACTGAATCTGAATCAGAGCACGGTGAAAGGGTTAACGGACGCTGTCTGAACAACTGGCTTCGGAAAGGGAAGACTTTGaaactaatattttctttaagaaaagagaTAGAAACATTCTTGGTCTCGATAGGAGCCACGACGGtccatttcacagacaaggaaTGGCTCTGTGACTTTGGCTTCCTGGTGGATATTATGGACCACCTTCGAGAAATCAGCGAACTATTGAGAGTGAGCAAAGTCTTCGCTGCCGCCGCCTTTGACCATATCTGTGCCTTTGAAGTGAAGCTGAATTTACTTCAGAGACAAGTcgaggaaaaaaatctgacacatTTTGCTTCCTTGAGCCAAGTGGTTGATGAGCTTAAAGAGAATCTTCAAGAAGACGAAAAAGTACTCGATTTTGAGAGGTATCGAGCGGTGATCTGTCGCCTACAGAAAGAGTTTGAGCGACATTTCAAGGACCTCAAGTTCATTAAGAAGGACTTAGAGCTTTTTGCTAATCCATTTAGCTTTAAACCTGAATATGCACCTATTTCAGTAAGGGTGGAACTCACAAAACTTCAGGCAAGTGCTAACCTTTGGGAGGAATACAGAACCAAAGATTTAGGGCAGTTCTATGCTGGACTGCCTGCAGAATCTTACCCGATTATCAAAGGGGTTGCCTGTAAGGTGGCATCCTTATTTGATAGCAGCAAAATCTGTGAAAAGGCTTTTTCATATTTGACTCGAAACCAACACACATTGAGCCAGCCTTTGACAGACGAACACCTCCACGCCCTGTTTCGGATCGCCACCACTGAAATAGAGCCTCGCTGGGATGATCTTGTGAGAGGAAGAAATGAATCCAATCCATAA